The Nocardia arthritidis genome has a window encoding:
- a CDS encoding RNA polymerase sigma factor, whose translation MLDREATDLLRRSAPRVLAALMRRYGHFDTAEDAVQEALLAAATQWPAQGIPDDPGAWLIAVAARRLTDMLRADQARRRREETVARWTLPEDRRTAPADSDDTLMLLFLCCHPALTPPAQVALTLRAVGGLTTAEIARAFLISEGTMGKRIARAKRTIRDSGAGFAPVAAAGRLAAVLHTLYLIFTEGYAATAGERLYRIELSSEAIRLTRMLHRLLPADGEVAGLLALMLLTDARRPARTGPGDELIPMEAQDRRKWLGELIAEGVELITAALPSGAPGPYQLQAAIAALHDEAPSYGETDWPQIVLLYRRLMALVDNPVVALNHAVAVAMAAGPEAGLRLVTELEADPRIAGDHRLFAVRAHLLETAGDIAAARTAYLDAAQRATSVPQQRYLRGRAARLDP comes from the coding sequence ATGCTAGACCGGGAGGCGACGGACCTGCTGCGCCGCTCCGCGCCGCGGGTTCTCGCCGCCCTGATGCGGCGCTACGGGCATTTCGACACCGCCGAGGACGCGGTGCAGGAGGCGCTGCTCGCTGCGGCGACACAGTGGCCCGCACAAGGGATTCCGGATGATCCCGGCGCCTGGCTGATCGCGGTGGCCGCACGCAGGCTCACCGATATGCTGCGTGCCGACCAGGCGCGCAGGCGGCGCGAGGAGACGGTGGCGCGCTGGACCCTGCCGGAGGATCGGCGCACCGCACCGGCCGATTCCGACGACACGCTGATGCTGCTGTTTCTGTGCTGCCATCCCGCGTTGACGCCGCCCGCACAGGTTGCGCTGACGCTGCGCGCCGTCGGTGGCCTGACCACCGCCGAAATCGCCCGCGCCTTCCTGATATCCGAGGGGACGATGGGCAAACGCATCGCCCGCGCCAAGCGGACGATACGGGACAGCGGCGCGGGTTTCGCACCCGTCGCGGCGGCGGGGCGGTTGGCCGCCGTCCTGCACACGCTGTACCTGATCTTCACCGAGGGATATGCCGCGACGGCGGGGGAGCGGCTGTACCGCATCGAATTATCCAGTGAAGCAATACGTTTGACGCGGATGCTGCATCGGTTGCTGCCCGCCGACGGCGAGGTCGCCGGGCTGCTCGCGCTGATGCTGCTCACCGACGCACGTAGACCGGCGCGTACCGGTCCCGGTGACGAGCTGATCCCGATGGAAGCGCAGGATCGGCGAAAATGGTTGGGGGAGTTGATCGCCGAGGGTGTCGAGCTCATCACCGCCGCGTTGCCGTCCGGGGCGCCCGGCCCGTACCAGTTGCAGGCGGCGATCGCGGCGCTGCACGATGAGGCGCCCAGTTACGGCGAAACCGATTGGCCGCAGATCGTGCTGCTGTACCGGCGGCTGATGGCGCTGGTGGACAATCCGGTGGTCGCGTTGAATCACGCGGTGGCCGTGGCGATGGCCGCCGGACCGGAGGCCGGGTTGCGGCTCGTCACCGAACTCGAGGCGGATCCGCGGATCGCGGGCGATCACCGGTTGTTCGCGGTGCGGGCGCATCTGCTGGAGACGGCGGGTGACATCGCGGCCGCGCGCACCGCCTACCTCGATGCGGCGCAGCGGGCGACGAGCGTGCCGCAGCAACGCTACCTGCGCGGACGGGCGGCGCGGCTCGATCCCTAG
- a CDS encoding ABC transporter permease — MSSIASRPNAVRLRAGWWARALSPAALVLAWQVASATGALPPRLLTSPATVVRTAWDLIAAGTLQHAITVSLGRAATGFAIGAVLGIGLAVLAGLSRFAEYLVDPPVQMLRTVPFYGLIPLLILWFGIGEPPKIVLVAFGVAIPLYLNTFAGIRGVDPKLAELAEVQRLGRLQLIGHIVLPGALPQTLVGLRQSLGVAWLALIVAEQVNADAGLGYLINDARDFLRTDVIVVGLLVYGALGLLTDALVRLIERKALVWRRNFR; from the coding sequence ATGTCGTCGATCGCATCGCGGCCCAACGCCGTTCGGCTGCGCGCCGGCTGGTGGGCGCGGGCGCTGAGCCCGGCCGCGCTGGTGCTGGCGTGGCAGGTCGCCAGCGCTACCGGTGCGCTGCCGCCGCGGCTGCTCACCTCCCCCGCCACCGTCGTGCGCACCGCGTGGGACCTCATCGCGGCGGGTACGCTGCAGCACGCCATCACCGTATCGCTCGGCCGCGCCGCAACGGGTTTCGCGATCGGCGCGGTGCTCGGGATCGGGCTCGCGGTGCTGGCCGGTTTGAGCAGATTCGCCGAGTACCTGGTCGATCCGCCGGTGCAGATGCTGCGCACCGTCCCGTTCTACGGGCTCATCCCGCTGCTGATCCTGTGGTTCGGCATCGGCGAACCACCGAAGATCGTGCTGGTGGCCTTCGGTGTGGCGATTCCGCTGTACCTCAACACCTTTGCCGGAATCCGCGGCGTCGACCCGAAGCTCGCCGAACTCGCCGAGGTGCAGCGGCTCGGCCGGCTGCAACTGATCGGGCATATCGTGCTGCCCGGCGCGCTGCCGCAGACGCTGGTCGGCCTGCGGCAGTCGCTCGGCGTCGCCTGGCTGGCGCTCATCGTCGCCGAACAGGTCAATGCCGACGCGGGCCTGGGCTACCTCATCAACGACGCCCGCGATTTCCTGCGCACCGACGTGATCGTCGTCGGGCTGCTGGTCTACGGGGCGCTCGGCCTGCTCACCGATGCGCTGGTCCGGCTGATCGAACGAAAGGCGCTGGTATGGCGACGCAACTTCCGGTGA
- a CDS encoding MlaD family protein, whose protein sequence is MKTSSVASLAAIAAILVVGSSYLTFGVVQVRWFQHDNTATMVVPDSGGLLPRSKVLLQGIQIGQVTSVEHTGPRVRVAFRYAADYRIPATSTARIESLSGLGEPYLEFMPSTDAGPYLRDGQQVDARTVIAPVSLPEVARTATKMLAQVDPKLVGAIIDNFTQAFAGTRSVIPDLSRSTDLLAATLLSRTAVIRQLLVDLQTRADDMWWAGPELTKASGPWAEFGPRVTDVADDIARVIRAGDAPDAFLTDTPEVIGLVPLINQIAAKINVLGPDAKTLLPLFEPFVHLATGVAGQIDLSALISQALHATSPDGALRLQLTVK, encoded by the coding sequence GTGAAAACGTCCTCGGTCGCCTCGCTCGCCGCCATCGCCGCCATCCTGGTGGTCGGCAGCTCGTATCTGACTTTCGGTGTGGTGCAGGTGCGTTGGTTCCAGCACGACAACACCGCCACCATGGTGGTGCCGGATTCCGGTGGGCTGCTGCCGCGTTCGAAGGTGCTGCTGCAGGGGATCCAGATCGGTCAGGTGACCTCGGTGGAGCACACCGGCCCGCGGGTGCGGGTCGCCTTCCGGTATGCCGCCGACTACCGGATACCGGCCACCAGCACCGCCCGGATCGAAAGCCTTTCGGGTTTGGGCGAACCCTATCTGGAGTTCATGCCGAGCACCGATGCCGGCCCGTACCTGAGGGACGGCCAGCAGGTGGACGCGCGGACCGTAATCGCGCCCGTCTCCCTACCCGAGGTGGCGCGCACCGCGACCAAGATGCTGGCGCAGGTGGATCCGAAGCTGGTCGGCGCCATCATCGACAATTTCACCCAGGCGTTCGCGGGCACCCGGTCGGTGATTCCCGACCTGTCCAGATCCACCGACCTGCTGGCGGCCACCCTGCTCAGCCGCACGGCCGTGATCCGCCAGCTGCTGGTCGACCTGCAGACGCGCGCCGACGACATGTGGTGGGCCGGACCGGAATTGACGAAGGCGTCCGGGCCGTGGGCCGAATTCGGGCCCAGGGTGACCGATGTCGCCGACGATATCGCGCGGGTCATCCGGGCCGGTGACGCACCCGACGCCTTCCTGACCGACACGCCCGAGGTGATCGGCCTGGTACCGCTGATCAATCAGATCGCCGCGAAGATCAACGTACTGGGCCCGGACGCGAAAACCCTGCTGCCGCTGTTCGAACCGTTCGTCCACCTCGCCACCGGCGTCGCGGGGCAGATCGATCTCAGCGCGCTCATCTCGCAAGCGCTGCACGCCACCAGCCCCGACGGCGCGCTGCGGCTGCAGCTCACCGTCAAATGA
- a CDS encoding ABC transporter substrate-binding protein — MIVRKLVLASALALVAAVGTACGSGDKADPAVRADGSVDLTRVTLRVGDQKGTGLQALLTSAGELDRVPYKLSWSQFTSGPPMLESINAGAVDVGGVGNAPPVFAAAANSAIKIVTAYQAGVDGQGIVVPKDSPLHGPEDLRGKKIAVAKGSSAHHHLLTVLAKAGLKWSDIEPQYLQPADALAALSTGRVDAWAIWDPYTAQAEQQTGARILVSGKGYLNGDSFYVAGDKALANKATAAALRDLLARIQRAHTWANEHPEQWAKTYADLTGLPYEVTLTAVKRDTYRDHPIDGPTIDGEQSVADIFAAAGLIPHKLDIKSAIDTRFNDLFSGNP, encoded by the coding sequence ATGATCGTCAGGAAACTGGTCCTCGCATCGGCGCTCGCGCTGGTCGCGGCGGTCGGCACGGCGTGCGGATCCGGCGACAAGGCCGATCCCGCTGTGCGCGCGGACGGTTCGGTCGATCTGACCCGGGTAACGCTGCGCGTCGGCGATCAGAAGGGCACCGGATTGCAGGCGCTGCTGACCTCGGCCGGTGAGCTGGACAGGGTGCCGTACAAGCTGAGCTGGTCCCAATTCACTTCCGGCCCACCGATGTTGGAGTCGATCAACGCGGGGGCGGTGGACGTCGGCGGCGTCGGCAACGCGCCGCCGGTATTCGCGGCGGCCGCGAATTCGGCCATCAAGATCGTCACCGCATATCAGGCGGGTGTCGACGGTCAAGGCATCGTGGTGCCGAAGGATTCGCCGCTGCACGGCCCGGAAGACCTGCGCGGCAAGAAGATCGCGGTGGCCAAGGGCAGTTCGGCGCACCACCACCTGCTCACCGTACTGGCCAAGGCCGGTCTGAAGTGGAGCGATATCGAACCGCAGTACCTGCAGCCCGCCGACGCGCTGGCGGCGCTCAGCACCGGCCGGGTGGACGCCTGGGCCATCTGGGATCCGTACACGGCACAGGCCGAACAGCAGACCGGCGCGCGAATCCTGGTGAGCGGCAAGGGATATCTCAATGGCGACAGCTTCTACGTCGCGGGCGACAAGGCGCTGGCCAACAAGGCGACCGCGGCGGCGCTGCGCGACCTGCTCGCCCGGATCCAGCGTGCGCACACCTGGGCGAACGAACATCCCGAACAGTGGGCGAAGACCTACGCCGACCTCACCGGACTCCCCTACGAGGTGACCCTCACCGCGGTGAAACGCGACACCTACCGCGACCATCCGATCGACGGGCCGACCATCGACGGTGAACAGTCGGTCGCCGACATCTTCGCCGCCGCCGGTCTCATCCCGCACAAGCTCGACATCAAGTCCGCGATCGACACCCGCTTCAACGATCTGTTCTCCGGCAACCCCTGA
- a CDS encoding MlaD family protein produces MKKTVTVAVSAGLLVTACSFDPSSVPVPGAEVAGPTYQVHIELANALNLPAKAKVVANGAQVGTLRTVRVIDPTAGAPGRVDAVVDISASVRLPDTTTVQLRQNTILGDIFIGLTTPTTGSAKTIAPGGVIPLTQTKPALQVEDLLAGLSTFIGGGAVQQAQNIINRVNATLPAQPADTAHVFDVLGKDAIDVSANTDAADRFLQAIKEDLKAVLDNPVELGTLLSPRGAVEIPADANSLVLTLGVVGGLGVIGHAVAWLGPLLERADAAARALVPILLADHPLNLDAPSNLNRVVTLLREKIIPFAERGPKINVTGVQDVGGAGADQQVSGIINVLRMIGVVR; encoded by the coding sequence ATGAAAAAGACTGTCACCGTGGCTGTTTCGGCGGGTTTGTTGGTTACCGCCTGCTCCTTCGATCCGTCCAGCGTCCCGGTGCCCGGCGCGGAGGTCGCCGGGCCCACCTACCAGGTGCACATCGAACTCGCGAACGCGCTCAACCTGCCCGCGAAGGCCAAGGTGGTGGCCAACGGGGCGCAGGTCGGCACCCTGCGCACGGTGCGCGTCATCGATCCGACGGCGGGCGCGCCCGGCCGGGTGGATGCCGTCGTCGACATCTCCGCCTCGGTCCGGCTGCCCGACACCACCACCGTACAGCTGCGCCAGAACACCATCCTCGGCGATATCTTCATCGGATTGACAACGCCCACAACAGGTTCCGCCAAGACGATCGCACCGGGCGGCGTCATCCCGCTGACGCAGACCAAACCCGCGCTACAGGTTGAGGATCTGCTCGCCGGCCTGTCCACCTTCATCGGCGGCGGCGCGGTGCAGCAGGCGCAGAACATCATCAACCGGGTCAATGCCACGCTGCCCGCGCAACCCGCCGACACCGCACACGTTTTCGACGTCCTCGGCAAGGACGCGATCGACGTTTCCGCCAATACGGATGCCGCCGACCGCTTCCTGCAGGCGATCAAAGAGGATCTGAAGGCGGTGCTGGACAATCCGGTCGAGCTGGGCACGCTGCTCAGTCCCCGTGGCGCGGTGGAGATTCCGGCGGATGCCAATTCGCTGGTGCTCACCCTCGGCGTGGTGGGTGGCCTCGGCGTGATCGGGCATGCCGTCGCCTGGCTGGGCCCGCTGCTGGAACGGGCCGACGCGGCGGCGCGGGCGCTGGTGCCGATCCTGCTCGCCGATCACCCGCTGAACCTCGACGCGCCGTCGAATCTGAACCGGGTCGTCACCCTGTTGCGGGAGAAGATCATTCCGTTCGCCGAGCGCGGGCCGAAGATCAACGTCACCGGGGTTCAGGATGTCGGCGGGGCGGGCGCCGACCAGCAGGTGAGCGGAATCATCAACGTGCTGCGCATGATCGGAGTCGTCCGGTGA
- a CDS encoding pentapeptide repeat-containing protein: MPHQLADLPYARHLAPFDGDLEPEGDYECVHVDGRTLEDLAAGNARFTQCAFTGLVVGRGSLRFARFADVWLREVRWIGTDVSDTAWQDAEMIDGALSGVDAGGTNLRRIRFEGCKFDSVNFRKSVLRDVTFVDCVLRHTDFGDAKLTNVTFPGTALDDISFAKAQLAKVDLRGATALGVTDGLDALRGATINHTQLLDLAPVFARHLGLVVKD, encoded by the coding sequence ATGCCGCACCAGCTCGCAGATCTGCCGTACGCGCGTCATCTCGCGCCGTTCGACGGGGATCTCGAGCCCGAGGGCGACTACGAGTGCGTGCACGTCGACGGGCGCACCCTCGAGGATCTCGCCGCGGGCAATGCGCGCTTCACCCAGTGCGCGTTCACCGGCCTGGTCGTCGGCCGCGGTTCGCTGCGCTTCGCCCGGTTCGCCGATGTGTGGCTGCGTGAGGTCCGCTGGATCGGTACCGACGTATCCGACACCGCGTGGCAGGACGCCGAGATGATCGACGGCGCGCTGTCCGGTGTGGATGCGGGCGGTACGAATCTGCGCCGCATCCGCTTCGAGGGCTGCAAATTCGATTCGGTGAACTTCCGCAAATCCGTGCTGCGCGATGTCACCTTCGTCGATTGTGTATTGCGCCACACGGACTTCGGCGACGCCAAACTCACCAACGTCACCTTTCCCGGCACCGCCCTCGACGACATCTCCTTCGCCAAAGCCCAACTCGCCAAGGTCGACCTGCGCGGCGCCACCGCCCTCGGCGTCACCGACGGCCTCGACGCCCTCCGCGGCGCCACCATCAACCACACCCAACTACTGGACCTGGCACCGGTCTTCGCCCGCCACCTCGGCCTCGTCGTCAAGGACTGA
- a CDS encoding serine hydrolase domain-containing protein, translating into MGSEVHIDGEVATGFERVRAVFAANFAETDEVGAAVAVYRDGQPVVDLWGGQADPGAGRAWERDTLQLVYSATKGVTSTVAHLLAQRGEIDLDAPVAKYWPEFAAAGKADIPVRWLLTHQAGLAALDRPVPLADALAWQPMADALAAQAPNWTPGTAHGYHGRTFGWLVGEVIRRATGRTVGRILAEEIAGPLGVEFFIGLPESERRRVSRLVFGPKVDPNAIPDELIPPAMAPLIAALRDPESLANRAFQVTDPAEIDFDSPEVHAVEMPASNGIGTARGLARLYAALIGEVDGVRLFTPETLAAATREQAAGIDRVMMFEDRYATGYMLPTETIPLSGPSAFGHPGRGGSLAFADPDRGIAFGYVTNYILEGAPDFRASNLVAAVLDSLN; encoded by the coding sequence ATGGGTTCAGAAGTACATATCGACGGCGAGGTCGCCACCGGATTCGAGCGGGTGCGTGCGGTATTCGCGGCCAACTTCGCCGAAACCGACGAGGTCGGCGCGGCCGTCGCGGTCTATCGCGACGGCCAGCCGGTGGTCGATCTCTGGGGCGGTCAGGCCGATCCCGGCGCCGGCCGCGCCTGGGAGCGCGACACGCTGCAACTGGTGTATTCGGCGACCAAGGGCGTCACGAGCACGGTCGCTCATCTGCTCGCCCAGCGCGGCGAAATCGACTTGGACGCACCGGTCGCCAAGTATTGGCCGGAATTCGCGGCCGCGGGCAAGGCCGACATTCCGGTGCGCTGGCTGCTGACCCATCAGGCGGGGCTCGCCGCGCTGGACCGGCCGGTGCCGCTGGCCGACGCGCTGGCCTGGCAGCCGATGGCCGACGCGCTCGCCGCGCAGGCGCCGAACTGGACGCCGGGCACGGCGCACGGCTACCACGGGCGCACCTTCGGCTGGCTGGTCGGCGAGGTGATCCGGCGGGCCACCGGGCGCACGGTCGGCCGCATCCTCGCCGAGGAGATCGCGGGCCCGCTGGGCGTCGAATTCTTCATCGGGCTGCCCGAATCCGAGCGGCGGCGGGTGAGCAGGCTGGTGTTCGGGCCGAAGGTCGATCCGAACGCTATCCCCGACGAGCTGATCCCGCCCGCGATGGCCCCGCTCATCGCCGCGCTGCGCGACCCGGAATCGTTGGCCAACAGGGCTTTCCAGGTGACCGATCCGGCCGAGATCGATTTCGATTCACCCGAGGTGCACGCCGTGGAAATGCCCGCGAGCAACGGTATCGGCACCGCGCGCGGGCTGGCCCGCCTCTACGCCGCGCTGATCGGCGAGGTCGACGGCGTCCGGCTGTTCACCCCCGAAACCCTCGCGGCCGCGACTCGCGAGCAGGCCGCGGGCATCGACCGGGTGATGATGTTCGAGGACCGCTACGCCACCGGCTACATGCTGCCCACCGAGACCATCCCGCTGAGCGGCCCGTCCGCATTCGGACATCCGGGCCGCGGCGGCTCACTGGCCTTCGCCGATCCGGACCGTGGCATCGCATTCGGTTACGTCACCAATTACATCCTGGAAGGCGCACCGGACTTCCGGGCAAGCAATCTCGTTGCGGCCGTTCTGGATTCGCTGAACTAG
- a CDS encoding YciI family protein, with protein sequence MKYMILSYASQRDYDAMTGGGESGWSPEEFAGMVAFMTEFNRALAESGELVETRGLAAPVHTRRVGSKDGKPFVTDGPYAETQEVLAGYWIVECESFNRAIEIAARFSECPAPQHIRDRAYADVRPLQDSAPEFD encoded by the coding sequence ATGAAATACATGATCCTGAGCTACGCCTCGCAGCGGGATTACGACGCGATGACCGGCGGCGGCGAATCGGGTTGGTCCCCGGAGGAATTCGCGGGCATGGTCGCGTTCATGACCGAGTTCAACAGGGCGCTGGCGGAATCCGGCGAGCTAGTGGAGACCCGCGGGCTTGCCGCGCCGGTGCACACTCGGCGGGTGGGCAGCAAGGACGGCAAGCCGTTCGTCACCGACGGACCGTACGCGGAAACCCAGGAGGTGCTGGCCGGGTACTGGATCGTCGAATGCGAAAGCTTCAACCGCGCAATCGAGATCGCAGCACGGTTCAGCGAATGCCCCGCGCCCCAACATATTCGGGACCGCGCATACGCCGACGTGCGGCCGCTACAAGACTCCGCGCCCGAATTCGACTGA
- a CDS encoding MlaD family protein — translation MKRVLASPGFVTVVGAVLSAVVAVAGYLVVYDPVKPKLAYCALMPDAVGLYPGNHVTMLGVTVGSVTAIRAEGRSVRVDFTVDAAHPLRGDPSATTVSDTLVADRNLAVLGESGGAPWVASRCLTKTFTPKSISETLQGFSDLAAQLGGGDNPAEQTRIRDSVAALQSATAGTGPKFNALVRDLANALRKPDAAIDNIGALIDSVSAIGNSMAVNWESIKTVVTLLNTALGFINELWDTTVKWIDSLLVIMPWLNRLAREYGRPLLGALDGAVPGLRLLAAHVGTLQDLVNMLPPLVDSFQSVIDPVTGWPRITYAAPKVAVPRDQADQVCAAIDAVAPGRCAGADAMSPAGLIPMVLGMVGAR, via the coding sequence ATGAAACGCGTGCTGGCGTCGCCGGGTTTCGTGACGGTGGTGGGCGCGGTGCTGTCGGCCGTGGTCGCCGTCGCCGGGTACCTGGTGGTGTACGACCCGGTGAAGCCGAAGCTGGCCTATTGCGCGCTGATGCCCGACGCGGTGGGCCTCTACCCGGGCAACCATGTCACCATGCTCGGGGTCACCGTCGGCTCGGTCACCGCGATCCGCGCCGAGGGACGTTCCGTCCGTGTCGATTTCACCGTCGACGCCGCGCACCCGCTGCGCGGCGACCCCTCCGCGACAACGGTGTCGGACACCCTGGTCGCCGACCGCAATCTCGCCGTGCTCGGCGAATCCGGCGGCGCCCCTTGGGTGGCCAGCCGCTGCCTGACCAAAACTTTCACCCCGAAGAGCATCAGCGAAACCCTGCAGGGCTTCTCGGATCTGGCCGCGCAGCTCGGCGGCGGCGACAACCCGGCCGAACAGACCCGCATCCGTGACAGCGTCGCCGCGCTGCAATCCGCCACCGCCGGGACCGGGCCGAAATTCAACGCGCTGGTGCGGGATCTGGCGAACGCGCTGCGTAAACCCGATGCCGCGATCGACAATATCGGCGCGCTGATCGATTCGGTCTCCGCCATCGGCAACAGCATGGCGGTCAATTGGGAGTCCATCAAAACCGTTGTGACGCTGTTGAATACCGCGCTCGGATTCATCAACGAGCTCTGGGACACCACGGTGAAGTGGATCGATTCGCTGCTGGTGATCATGCCGTGGCTCAACCGGCTGGCCCGCGAATACGGCAGGCCGCTGCTGGGCGCGCTGGACGGCGCGGTGCCGGGTCTGCGGCTGCTGGCCGCGCATGTCGGCACCCTGCAGGATTTGGTGAATATGCTGCCGCCGCTGGTGGATTCGTTCCAGAGCGTTATCGATCCGGTCACCGGCTGGCCCAGGATCACCTATGCGGCGCCGAAGGTCGCCGTCCCGCGCGATCAAGCGGATCAGGTCTGCGCCGCCATCGATGCGGTGGCGCCGGGCCGGTGCGCGGGTGCGGACGCGATGTCGCCGGCCGGTCTGATCCCGATGGTGCTCGGCATGGTGGGTGCGCGATGA
- a CDS encoding ABC transporter ATP-binding protein, with protein MATQLPVKEKPTRTTEFVAQVRGLVRDFDGRRVLDRLDIDIARGEFVALLGRSGSGKSTLLRALAGLDREVGGDLTTHGTTAVAFQEPRLVPWKRVLANVSLGLRHPDPKAAARAALAEVGLTERADAWPLTLSGGEAQRVSLARALVREPDLLLLDEPFSALDALTRITIHRLVIQLWQRRAPGVLLVTHDVDEALLLADRVLVLGDGRIVHRTVVDAPRPRRTEQLAPLRNRLLAELGVTQEGSA; from the coding sequence ATGGCGACGCAACTTCCGGTGAAGGAAAAACCCACCAGGACAACCGAATTCGTCGCCCAGGTGCGCGGCCTCGTCCGCGACTTCGACGGCCGCCGGGTGCTCGACCGGCTCGATATCGATATCGCCCGCGGCGAATTCGTCGCGCTGCTCGGCCGCAGCGGCTCCGGCAAGTCGACGCTGCTGCGCGCGCTGGCCGGACTGGACCGGGAGGTCGGCGGCGACCTCACCACGCACGGCACCACGGCCGTCGCCTTCCAGGAACCGCGCCTGGTGCCGTGGAAACGGGTGCTGGCCAACGTATCCCTAGGTCTGCGGCACCCGGATCCGAAAGCCGCCGCCCGCGCCGCACTCGCCGAGGTCGGGCTGACCGAACGCGCCGACGCCTGGCCGCTCACCCTCTCCGGCGGCGAGGCCCAACGCGTCAGCCTGGCCCGCGCCCTGGTTCGCGAACCGGACCTGCTGCTGCTCGACGAACCGTTCAGCGCGCTCGATGCGCTCACCCGAATCACCATCCACCGCTTGGTGATCCAGCTGTGGCAGCGCCGCGCGCCGGGAGTGCTGCTGGTCACCCACGACGTCGACGAGGCGCTGCTGCTCGCCGACCGGGTGCTGGTGCTCGGCGACGGCCGCATCGTGCACCGGACGGTGGTCGACGCGCCGCGCCCGCGCCGCACCGAACAGCTTGCCCCACTGCGTAATCGGCTACTCGCCGAACTCGGCGTCACCCAGGAAGGATCCGCATGA
- a CDS encoding VOC family protein, which yields MGFTVERLDHLVLNCADVAATADWYARVLGMRVEKFGPKGRTALSFGNQKINLRPLGALADDPDWVTGATEAAGSEDLCFITEASPQEVRDHLRACGIEITNGPVTKIGALGEMTSHYCRDLDGNLVEIAVYPR from the coding sequence ATGGGTTTCACAGTGGAGCGGCTCGATCATCTCGTTCTCAACTGCGCCGATGTCGCGGCCACCGCGGACTGGTACGCGCGGGTGCTCGGGATGCGGGTGGAGAAATTCGGGCCGAAGGGGCGCACGGCGTTGAGTTTCGGGAATCAGAAGATCAACCTGCGCCCGCTCGGCGCGCTCGCCGACGACCCGGACTGGGTGACCGGCGCCACCGAGGCCGCCGGATCCGAGGATCTGTGCTTCATCACCGAGGCGTCGCCGCAGGAGGTGCGAGATCATCTGCGCGCGTGCGGGATCGAGATCACCAACGGACCGGTGACCAAGATCGGCGCGCTCGGCGAGATGACCTCGCACTACTGCCGCGACCTGGACGGCAATCTGGTCGAGATCGCCGTCTATCCCCGCTAG